In a genomic window of Nostoc sp. UHCC 0870:
- a CDS encoding CIA30 family protein, giving the protein MADKNRSQWDLGRFIETLTYFEVFPFLNCIRRLIQGRPQDNQYLPNGAKNVGVILVAGATGGVGKRVVKRLLERGYKVRALVRDIDKARSILSNDVDLVAADITKPETLTPMVMANIQAVICCTAVRVQPVEGDTADRAKYYQGVKFYQPEIVGDTPETVEYQGVKNLVDAAAKYLSSVNEKLIFDFTNPSTELRNIWGALDDVVMGGVSSSNMQWLDNTAVFTGNVSTANSGGFASVRTKNFEPPFNLSGYTGVELRVKGDGQRYKLFLRTDSKWDGLGYSYSFDTVANTWINVRIPFTDFVPVFRAKIVKDAPAIDQSTISSFQLMLSKFEYDGALNPHFSAGNFALQLESMKAYGGTTTPQFVHVSSAGVTRPGRPGINLDEEPPAVRLNDQLGGILTWKLKGEDSLRASGIPYTIIRPCALTEEVGGKELIFEQGDNIRGKISREDIAELCVQALKEHNACNLTFEVKEGTNIAQNINWQDLFSNLKPDR; this is encoded by the coding sequence GTGGCTGATAAAAATCGTTCTCAATGGGACTTAGGCAGATTTATTGAAACCTTGACCTACTTCGAGGTATTTCCTTTCCTGAACTGCATACGGCGATTAATCCAAGGTCGTCCTCAGGATAATCAATATCTACCTAATGGAGCAAAAAACGTGGGTGTAATACTAGTAGCAGGTGCAACGGGTGGCGTTGGTAAACGAGTCGTCAAGCGGTTGTTAGAACGAGGCTATAAAGTCCGCGCACTAGTGCGGGATATTGATAAAGCCCGGTCAATTCTTAGTAATGATGTTGACTTAGTAGCTGCGGATATCACTAAACCCGAAACTTTAACTCCTATGGTTATGGCTAATATTCAAGCCGTAATTTGTTGTACAGCAGTCCGTGTACAACCAGTAGAAGGCGACACAGCAGATAGAGCTAAATATTATCAAGGTGTGAAATTTTACCAGCCGGAAATTGTGGGCGACACTCCCGAAACTGTGGAATATCAAGGGGTGAAAAACTTAGTTGATGCGGCTGCAAAATATCTATCCTCAGTCAATGAAAAACTCATATTTGATTTTACAAATCCCTCTACAGAATTAAGAAATATCTGGGGTGCGTTAGATGATGTGGTGATGGGAGGCGTAAGTTCTAGTAATATGCAGTGGTTAGATAATACTGCTGTGTTTACTGGTAATGTTTCCACAGCAAACTCTGGCGGATTTGCATCTGTGAGAACGAAAAATTTTGAGCCACCTTTTAATTTATCTGGTTATACAGGTGTGGAGTTGCGTGTCAAAGGTGATGGACAGCGTTATAAACTCTTCCTACGGACTGATAGCAAATGGGATGGTTTAGGTTATAGCTATTCATTTGATACTGTAGCTAACACTTGGATTAATGTCCGCATTCCCTTTACTGATTTTGTACCTGTATTTCGAGCCAAAATAGTTAAAGATGCTCCAGCAATTGATCAAAGTACAATTAGTTCTTTTCAATTGATGTTGAGCAAGTTTGAATATGACGGTGCATTAAATCCCCATTTTTCAGCAGGTAACTTTGCATTGCAGTTGGAATCGATGAAAGCTTATGGTGGAACAACTACACCACAATTTGTTCACGTTAGTTCCGCAGGTGTAACTCGTCCTGGAAGACCGGGAATTAATTTAGATGAAGAACCGCCAGCAGTGAGGTTAAATGACCAACTAGGAGGTATTTTAACTTGGAAATTGAAAGGGGAAGATAGTTTAAGAGCCAGTGGAATTCCCTACACAATTATTAGACCTTGTGCATTAACAGAAGAAGTAGGAGGTAAAGAGTTAATTTTTGAGCAAGGTGACAATATCAGAGGTAAAATCAGCCGTGAAGATATAGCCGAACTGTGTGTACAAGCTTTAAAAGAACATAATGCTTGTAATTTAACCTTTGAGGTTAAAGAAGGAACAAATATTGCTCAAAATATTAATTGGCAAGATTTATTCTCTAATTTAAAACCTGATCGATGA
- a CDS encoding tellurite resistance TerB family protein, which produces MNLLETVLDAEIPTPELLSLPEAFTAIVLLATVSDSYLTEEQERSLFSALSRSKLLRNYSQDAIHKVLNRTLDILWRDGFNALFNLAKESLPLELREAAFALSADLVWGEGLITDEEKNFLNDFYQALGISFDIATPILQTMLIKNQG; this is translated from the coding sequence ATGAATCTACTAGAGACCGTTCTGGACGCGGAAATCCCCACCCCAGAATTACTTAGCCTACCAGAAGCTTTTACCGCGATCGTTTTACTGGCCACAGTGTCAGATAGTTATTTGACTGAGGAACAAGAGCGTTCTCTATTCTCTGCATTGTCACGCTCAAAGCTATTGAGAAATTATTCCCAGGATGCTATCCATAAGGTATTGAACAGAACCCTAGATATTCTCTGGCGGGATGGCTTCAATGCCTTATTTAATTTAGCTAAAGAATCTCTACCCCTAGAATTAAGAGAAGCTGCTTTTGCGCTATCTGCTGATTTAGTCTGGGGTGAAGGTTTAATCACCGATGAAGAAAAAAACTTTTTAAATGATTTTTATCAAGCTTTAGGTATTTCTTTCGATATAGCAACACCTATTTTACAAACAATGTTGATTAAAAATCAGGGATAA
- the glgB gene encoding 1,4-alpha-glucan branching enzyme, which translates to MTTIAPEQVNSIVWNQHHDPFEILGSHLVDQNGKNIWAVRAYLPNASAAWVVLPEQRLEYPMQSVHHPHFFECTIETSELSNYQLKIKEGEHERVTYDPYSFRSPRLTDFDLHLFSEGNHHRIYEKLGAHPTEIEGVKGVYFAVWSPNARNVSVLGDFNEWDGRKHQMRKGVTGVWELFIPEIAIGAHYKYEIKNAEGHIYEKSDPYGFQQEPRPKTASIVTDLNSYKWQDESWLEKRRHTDPLTQPVSVYEVHLGSWLQASSAEPARLPNGETEPVVIAAELNPGARFLTYRELAARLIPYVKDLGYTHIELLPIAEHPFDGSWGYQVTGYYAPTSRFGSPDDFMYFVDQCHQNEIGVIVDWVPGHFPKDGHGLAFFDGTHLYEHADPRKGEHKEWGTLVFNYNRNEVRNFLVANALFWFDRYHIDGIRVDAVASMLYLDYCRKDGEWLPNQYGGRENLEAADFLRQVNHLIFSYFPGVVSVAEESTSWPMVSWPTYTGGLGFNLKWNMGWMHDMLDYFSMDPWFRQFHQNNVTFSMWYNHSENFMLALSHDEVVHGKSNIIGKMPGDTWQKCANVRSLFAYMFAHPGKKTMFMSMEFGQWSEWNVWADLEWNLLQHEPHEQLKTFFKELNHLYRSEPALYTQDFAKEGFEWIDCSDNRHSVVSFIRRDKDTEDFLVVVCNFTPQPHSHYRVGVPEKGFYTELFNSDSRQYGGSNMGNLGGKWTDDWSMHNHPYSLDLCLPPLGVLMLKLDRETTAKALYS; encoded by the coding sequence ATGACCACGATCGCCCCTGAGCAGGTTAACAGCATCGTTTGGAATCAGCATCACGATCCTTTTGAAATACTTGGCTCACATTTAGTAGACCAAAACGGCAAAAACATTTGGGCTGTGCGAGCCTACCTACCAAATGCCAGTGCAGCATGGGTAGTCTTGCCTGAACAAAGATTAGAATATCCCATGCAATCGGTACATCATCCGCATTTCTTTGAATGTACTATTGAAACTTCCGAGTTATCTAACTACCAATTAAAAATAAAAGAAGGAGAACACGAGCGAGTTACTTACGACCCCTACTCCTTTCGTTCTCCCCGCTTAACAGACTTTGACTTACATTTGTTTTCCGAAGGTAATCATCATCGCATCTACGAAAAACTAGGAGCGCACCCCACCGAAATCGAGGGTGTCAAAGGAGTCTATTTTGCTGTCTGGTCCCCCAACGCTCGCAATGTCTCTGTCCTAGGGGACTTCAACGAATGGGACGGACGTAAACACCAGATGCGTAAAGGGGTGACAGGGGTTTGGGAATTATTTATTCCCGAAATAGCCATTGGCGCGCATTATAAATACGAAATCAAAAACGCGGAAGGACACATTTACGAAAAGTCTGACCCCTATGGTTTTCAACAAGAACCCCGCCCAAAAACAGCATCTATTGTCACCGATTTAAATTCCTACAAGTGGCAGGATGAAAGCTGGCTAGAAAAACGCCGTCATACAGACCCTCTGACGCAGCCGGTTTCAGTTTATGAAGTACACTTAGGTTCTTGGTTACAAGCTTCTAGTGCAGAGCCAGCTAGATTACCTAATGGAGAAACCGAACCTGTAGTTATTGCTGCGGAATTAAATCCAGGCGCACGTTTTCTGACCTATCGAGAATTAGCTGCTCGCCTAATTCCCTACGTTAAAGATTTAGGATACACCCACATAGAACTGTTACCCATTGCCGAGCATCCCTTTGACGGCTCTTGGGGTTATCAAGTCACTGGTTACTACGCTCCTACATCTCGTTTTGGTAGCCCGGACGACTTCATGTATTTTGTTGACCAATGTCACCAAAACGAAATCGGTGTAATTGTAGATTGGGTTCCTGGTCACTTCCCTAAAGATGGGCATGGTTTAGCGTTCTTTGATGGTACTCACCTGTACGAACACGCCGACCCCCGCAAAGGTGAACATAAAGAGTGGGGAACTCTGGTTTTCAACTACAACCGTAACGAAGTCCGCAATTTCTTAGTAGCCAATGCCTTATTCTGGTTTGACAGATACCACATTGACGGGATTCGGGTGGATGCAGTTGCTTCCATGCTCTACCTTGACTATTGCCGCAAAGATGGCGAATGGCTACCCAACCAATACGGCGGGAGAGAAAACTTAGAAGCAGCAGATTTCTTACGTCAGGTAAACCATCTAATTTTTAGTTACTTCCCAGGAGTTGTTTCCGTTGCGGAAGAATCTACTTCTTGGCCGATGGTGTCTTGGCCTACCTATACAGGTGGTTTGGGCTTCAACCTGAAGTGGAATATGGGCTGGATGCACGATATGCTCGACTACTTCAGCATGGACCCTTGGTTTCGCCAGTTCCATCAAAACAATGTCACCTTTAGTATGTGGTATAACCACAGCGAGAACTTTATGCTGGCTTTGTCTCATGATGAAGTCGTGCATGGTAAGAGCAATATTATTGGTAAAATGCCGGGTGATACATGGCAAAAGTGTGCTAATGTGCGTAGTTTATTTGCCTATATGTTTGCTCACCCAGGCAAGAAAACCATGTTTATGAGCATGGAGTTCGGACAGTGGAGTGAGTGGAATGTCTGGGCTGATTTGGAGTGGAATTTGTTACAGCATGAACCACACGAACAATTAAAAACGTTTTTTAAAGAATTAAATCATCTCTACCGTTCTGAGCCGGCTTTGTACACTCAGGATTTTGCGAAAGAAGGGTTTGAGTGGATTGATTGTAGCGACAACCGCCATAGTGTAGTTTCCTTCATCCGCCGTGACAAAGATACAGAGGATTTTCTGGTAGTGGTTTGTAACTTTACACCACAACCCCATTCTCACTATCGCGTCGGTGTACCAGAGAAAGGATTTTACACTGAGTTATTCAATAGTGATTCCCGTCAGTATGGCGGTAGCAATATGGGTAATTTAGGTGGTAAGTGGACTGATGATTGGTCAATGCACAATCATCCTTATTCTCTGGATTTGTGTCTACCACCTTTGGGTGTGTTGATGCTCAAGTTAGATAGAGAGACAACTGCTAAAGCTCTATATTCGTAA
- a CDS encoding lipid-A-disaccharide synthase → MTPVDILILSNGPGEVTTWVRPVVKALREQLGNNREEVRVSVVLSPCPNASGKEAAIALSYPEVDRVQAAEHFWQFLLWGKTFENWDWRDRGVIVFLGGDQFFPVVISKKLGYRTVVYAEWEARWHNLIDRFAVMNPELTAKVSPKYIHKFTVVGDLMLEAQKQLKTPNSQLSTPNSALSTPNSALSTPNSALSTPNSALSTPNSALSTPNSVLSTHNSALSTPNSALSTQHGLNAPLPLTALIGILPGSKAAKLTQGVPLFLAIAEYIHSKAPQTKFVIPVAPTLDLPTLASFADSQKNPFVETFNFSGASLVVPEQSHQKPILKTGKGLNVELHQENPAYDLLSDCSICLTTVGANTAELGALGVPMVVLLPTQQLDAMRSWDGLPGLLANLPGLGSTFAKIINWLFLRRKGLLAWPNIWAKAEIVPELIGKLHPEEVGEMILDFLTHPEKLADIRNKLKSVRGESGAADKIAQIVSEELRTWSN, encoded by the coding sequence ATGACTCCAGTAGACATTCTCATTCTTTCCAATGGACCAGGAGAAGTGACAACCTGGGTGCGTCCAGTAGTCAAAGCATTGCGAGAACAGCTAGGGAACAACCGTGAGGAGGTACGTGTTTCCGTAGTTTTGTCACCATGTCCAAATGCTAGTGGAAAAGAAGCCGCGATCGCACTTTCTTATCCAGAAGTAGACCGAGTGCAAGCAGCAGAGCATTTTTGGCAATTTTTGCTGTGGGGTAAAACCTTTGAAAATTGGGATTGGCGCGATCGCGGTGTAATTGTTTTCTTAGGTGGCGACCAATTTTTCCCTGTAGTCATCAGTAAAAAACTCGGATATCGCACAGTAGTTTACGCCGAATGGGAAGCCAGATGGCATAACTTAATTGACCGCTTCGCAGTCATGAACCCAGAATTAACAGCCAAAGTCTCCCCTAAATATATTCACAAATTTACAGTCGTGGGAGACCTAATGCTAGAAGCCCAAAAACAACTCAAAACTCCTAACTCACAACTCAGCACTCCTAACTCAGCACTCAGCACTCCTAACTCAGCACTCAGCACTCCTAACTCAGCACTCAGCACTCCTAACTCAGCACTCAGCACTCCTAACTCAGCACTCAGCACTCCTAACTCAGTACTCAGCACTCACAACTCAGCACTCAGCACTCCTAACTCAGCACTCAGCACTCAGCACGGGCTAAACGCCCCGCTACCGCTAACAGCACTCATTGGTATTTTACCAGGGTCAAAAGCTGCAAAATTAACCCAAGGAGTACCGTTATTTTTAGCGATCGCTGAATATATCCACAGCAAAGCACCCCAAACAAAGTTTGTAATTCCCGTCGCCCCAACTTTGGATTTACCAACTCTAGCCAGTTTTGCCGATTCCCAAAAAAACCCTTTTGTAGAAACTTTTAACTTCTCTGGTGCTTCCTTAGTTGTCCCAGAACAAAGTCATCAAAAACCGATATTGAAAACAGGTAAGGGATTAAATGTAGAGCTACACCAAGAAAATCCTGCCTATGACTTATTATCTGATTGTTCTATCTGCCTAACTACAGTCGGAGCAAATACAGCCGAGTTGGGTGCTTTAGGTGTACCAATGGTTGTGTTATTACCCACACAACAACTCGATGCTATGCGTTCTTGGGATGGTTTACCAGGATTGTTAGCTAATTTGCCAGGTTTGGGTTCTACCTTCGCCAAAATCATTAACTGGTTATTTCTCAGACGCAAAGGGTTATTAGCTTGGCCGAATATCTGGGCTAAAGCAGAAATAGTCCCAGAATTAATAGGTAAACTGCACCCAGAAGAAGTTGGAGAAATGATTTTAGACTTTTTGACTCATCCAGAAAAATTGGCAGATATCCGAAATAAGCTAAAAAGCGTTAGAGGCGAAAGCGGCGCAGCAGATAAAATAGCACAGATTGTGAGTGAGGAATTGAGGACATGGAGTAATTAA
- a CDS encoding HugZ family pyridoxamine 5'-phosphate oxidase, with product MSQLEKAQAEYEGFTQDFESVIISTVNEQGIPNGSYTPFVMDDAKNIYIYVSGLSTHTQNIYTNPHVCVLFIEDETKTNQIFARRRLSFDCTATLIERESDIWNQVVDQFQQRFGEIIEVLRGLADFRIFRLTPTQGRFVIGFGAAYHISGDRLNQLTQITSDKA from the coding sequence ATGAGTCAACTAGAAAAAGCTCAAGCTGAGTATGAAGGTTTTACTCAAGATTTTGAGAGCGTGATTATTAGTACAGTCAATGAGCAGGGTATTCCTAATGGAAGCTATACACCCTTTGTCATGGATGATGCGAAGAATATATATATATATGTAAGTGGTTTATCAACGCACACTCAAAATATTTATACCAATCCTCATGTATGTGTTTTATTTATTGAGGATGAGACAAAGACTAATCAAATTTTTGCTCGTCGTCGGTTGAGTTTTGATTGTACCGCTACCCTGATTGAGCGAGAATCTGATATCTGGAATCAAGTAGTTGATCAATTTCAGCAACGTTTTGGTGAAATTATCGAAGTTTTGCGCGGCTTGGCTGACTTTCGCATTTTCCGCCTGACTCCTACGCAGGGAAGATTTGTGATTGGGTTTGGAGCAGCATACCATATCAGTGGCGATCGCCTAAATCAACTCACCCAAATCACCAGCGACAAAGCATAA
- a CDS encoding alpha/beta fold hydrolase yields MLQFQPPGFGHKVINTSLGKTVYYTQTAAPWLNNDTEDLPPLLFLHNFGGGASAYEWSKVYPAFAFTHRILAPDLIGWGESAHPVRDYQIKDYLTTIAEFITQTCHQPVTVVASSLTAALTIRLAIQQPELFKNLCLVCPSGFDDFGQGAGRRLPLPIINTPLLDNLIYALGAENEIAVRNFLESFLFVESRRVTPEIVEAYLTSAQQPNAKFAALAFLRGDLYFDLSLYIQQLKIPTVFFWGEKAQFTSIKLGRRLMSLNLSAIREFYAIADAGVLPHLELPAVFTGLLQRFV; encoded by the coding sequence ATGCTTCAGTTTCAACCGCCTGGTTTTGGGCATAAAGTTATCAATACATCTCTAGGGAAGACAGTTTACTATACTCAAACTGCTGCACCTTGGCTTAATAATGACACTGAAGACTTACCGCCATTACTATTTCTGCATAATTTTGGTGGTGGTGCATCTGCTTACGAATGGTCAAAAGTTTACCCGGCTTTTGCTTTTACTCATCGCATCCTTGCGCCAGATTTAATTGGTTGGGGAGAATCTGCTCACCCAGTTCGAGATTATCAGATTAAAGACTACCTGACAACTATTGCTGAATTTATCACCCAAACTTGTCACCAACCCGTAACAGTAGTAGCTTCTTCCCTCACTGCGGCTTTGACTATACGCTTGGCTATTCAGCAACCTGAGTTATTCAAAAACCTGTGTTTGGTATGTCCTTCTGGGTTTGATGACTTTGGCCAAGGTGCAGGACGCAGACTACCACTACCGATAATTAATACACCCTTATTAGATAATCTCATTTATGCCCTTGGGGCTGAAAATGAAATTGCAGTCAGAAATTTTCTGGAAAGTTTTCTCTTTGTTGAATCAAGACGCGTCACGCCAGAGATAGTGGAAGCTTATCTTACCTCAGCACAGCAGCCTAATGCTAAATTTGCGGCTTTAGCATTTTTACGTGGTGACTTGTACTTTGACCTGAGTTTGTATATTCAACAACTCAAAATTCCCACAGTATTCTTCTGGGGAGAGAAAGCACAATTCACCAGCATCAAGCTAGGACGGCGGTTGATGAGTTTAAACTTAAGTGCTATTCGAGAATTTTACGCGATCGCAGACGCAGGAGTCCTACCCCATTTAGAATTACCTGCTGTATTCACTGGTCTATTACAGCGTTTCGTGTGA
- a CDS encoding histone deacetylase family protein — MLPVIYSDEFLDHKTGSYHPEKPERLTAIVNALKDAAISTQIDWREPTPALENTSVMPCLVKAHSPNYINKVREIASTGGGYLDGDTPISPRSYDVALLAVSAWLDGVDAVLSTANPAFVLARPPGHHAESDAGMGFCLFSNAAIAAFYALEQPGINRVAILDWDVHHGNGTQAIVEINPQIAYCSLHQYPCYPGTGRATERGFHHNVLNLPVPPGSDIAVYQPLWENKVVPFFTEFQPDLLIVSAGYDALADDPLASINLQPNDYALFTDYCLGLTRKVLFGLEGGYELDVLAQSVIATTERCLV, encoded by the coding sequence ATGCTACCAGTCATCTACTCCGATGAGTTTCTAGACCACAAAACTGGAAGCTATCATCCAGAAAAACCAGAACGTTTGACGGCGATTGTTAACGCTTTGAAAGATGCTGCAATTTCTACCCAAATTGATTGGCGTGAACCTACACCAGCACTAGAAAATACATCTGTGATGCCATGTTTGGTAAAAGCCCATAGCCCAAATTACATCAATAAAGTCAGGGAAATCGCGTCTACTGGTGGTGGTTATTTAGATGGCGATACTCCCATTTCTCCCCGTAGTTATGATGTGGCTTTGTTGGCGGTGAGTGCTTGGTTGGATGGTGTAGATGCAGTCTTAAGTACAGCAAATCCGGCTTTTGTGTTGGCGCGTCCACCGGGACATCATGCTGAAAGTGATGCGGGGATGGGCTTTTGTTTATTTTCTAATGCAGCGATCGCGGCTTTTTATGCCTTAGAACAACCAGGAATTAACCGTGTAGCCATTCTCGATTGGGATGTACATCATGGCAACGGTACGCAGGCGATCGTCGAAATCAATCCCCAAATTGCCTACTGTTCTCTACATCAGTATCCCTGCTATCCCGGTACTGGGAGAGCTACAGAACGAGGTTTTCATCATAATGTCTTAAATTTACCCGTACCTCCCGGTAGTGATATCGCTGTCTATCAGCCGCTTTGGGAAAATAAGGTAGTACCGTTTTTTACGGAGTTTCAGCCAGATTTACTGATTGTTAGTGCTGGCTATGATGCTCTGGCTGATGATCCTTTAGCTAGCATCAATTTACAACCAAATGATTATGCTCTGTTTACAGATTATTGTTTGGGGCTAACACGTAAAGTTCTCTTTGGCTTGGAAGGTGGTTATGAACTTGATGTCCTAGCTCAATCAGTTATCGCCACAACTGAACGCTGTTTAGTTTAG
- a CDS encoding UDP-N-acetylmuramoyl-tripeptide--D-alanyl-D-alanine ligase produces the protein MSATITQLVEVLLAQPVNLSTADLVKVSSGIQTDSRIIKPGEVFLALRGEKFDGHEFVPTAIAQGAIAAIVDFDYENPAFPVLQVKNTLEAYQKIGRWWRDRFDIPVIGVTGSVGKTTTKELIAAVLATQGQVHKTFGNFNNEIGVPKTLLELNSEHDYAVIEMAMRGRGQIAELAQVARPTIGVITNVGTAHIELLGSEEAIAEAKCELLAEMPKDSIAILNYDNPLLLATAAKVWQGEVLTYGLSGGDIQGLLIDNDTIEVAGIQLPLPLPGRHNATNFLAALAVAKVLGIDWSSLKNGVTVNMPTGRSQRFHLPNDVLILDETYNAAPEAMLAALQLLADTPGKRKIAVLGAMKELGERSPQLHQRVGEAVRDLQLDGLLVLVDGQDAETIAKSAEGIALECFTTHADLVERLKTFMQAGDRVLFKAAHSVGLDRVVNQLLPEKVL, from the coding sequence ATGTCTGCTACTATAACCCAACTAGTTGAAGTTCTTTTAGCCCAACCTGTAAATTTAAGTACGGCTGATTTAGTAAAAGTCAGCAGTGGTATACAAACAGATAGCCGCATTATCAAACCAGGTGAAGTCTTTTTGGCTTTACGTGGGGAGAAATTTGATGGACATGAATTTGTCCCAACGGCGATCGCTCAAGGTGCAATAGCTGCTATTGTCGATTTTGACTACGAAAATCCGGCATTCCCAGTATTACAGGTCAAAAATACCCTAGAGGCATATCAAAAAATTGGGCGATGGTGGCGCGATCGCTTTGATATACCTGTCATTGGGGTGACTGGTTCTGTCGGTAAAACCACTACGAAGGAACTCATAGCCGCAGTTTTGGCTACACAGGGTCAGGTTCACAAAACTTTTGGCAACTTCAATAACGAAATTGGCGTACCAAAAACTCTTTTAGAACTGAATTCTGAACATGACTACGCCGTGATTGAAATGGCGATGCGGGGAAGAGGGCAAATTGCAGAACTCGCACAAGTCGCGCGTCCGACAATTGGCGTGATTACCAATGTCGGGACAGCACATATTGAGTTACTGGGTTCAGAAGAGGCGATCGCTGAAGCAAAATGTGAGTTATTAGCGGAAATGCCCAAGGATAGTATCGCTATTCTTAATTATGACAATCCCCTATTACTAGCAACGGCGGCGAAAGTTTGGCAGGGGGAAGTTTTGACTTATGGTTTGTCTGGGGGAGATATTCAAGGCTTACTAATTGATAACGACACGATAGAAGTAGCAGGAATCCAGCTACCCTTACCTTTACCTGGCCGTCACAACGCGACGAATTTTTTAGCAGCCTTAGCTGTGGCTAAGGTTTTGGGGATCGATTGGTCAAGTCTGAAAAACGGTGTAACTGTAAATATGCCCACAGGCCGATCTCAGCGTTTTCATTTACCCAATGATGTATTAATCTTAGATGAAACCTATAATGCTGCACCAGAAGCTATGTTAGCAGCTTTGCAGTTATTAGCTGATACTCCAGGAAAGCGCAAAATTGCCGTGTTAGGGGCGATGAAAGAATTGGGAGAGCGATCGCCGCAACTTCATCAGCGCGTCGGGGAAGCAGTACGAGACTTACAATTAGACGGTTTATTAGTGTTGGTTGATGGACAAGATGCCGAAACAATAGCCAAAAGTGCCGAGGGTATCGCATTAGAATGCTTTACAACCCACGCCGATTTAGTGGAAAGATTAAAGACATTTATGCAAGCAGGCGATCGCGTATTATTCAAAGCCGCCCATTCTGTAGGACTAGATCGGGTAGTGAATCAATTGCTTCCAGAAAAGGTGTTATAG